A window of Deltaproteobacteria bacterium genomic DNA:
CCGGAACCCCAAGAACTTCGATCAGGCCGAGGCCAAGTTCGCCAAGGTGACCGGCATCAAGAACAAGGCCGAAGCCGGCGTTTACCGGGATTGGCTGCAGAAGAACAAGGTCTTCCTGGCCAAGTGGGACAAGGAAACCGTGGATCACCAGTGGAACTTCCTCGAAATGGCCAAACGGCGCGGCGTCCTGGACTTCGTTCCGGACAAGAAGAAGCACGGGCTGATTCTCAACTAGTCGCGGTCACGGCGTCCGGGTCCTCGCGGCGGTTTCGGCCGGCGCGAGGACCCGGACCCTTCATTACCCATCTCTGACAGGCTCTCCCCATGATCAAGAGCAGGCCCGGTCTTGTGGCCGGGGTTCTCACCTTGCTGGCCTTCGTCCTGCTGTGGCAATTGGTATCGTTGCTGTTTCTGGCGGCTTTCCTGCCCGGACCGCAGGAGCTCGTTCAGCGGCTCGTCACTGTCTATTCCGATCCCAGCAGTTACACCGTGGTTTGGGATACCCTCCGCCGGATCATTCTGGGCTTGGGCTTCTCCATGGTCATCGGCGGCATTGCCGGTGTGATCATGGGGCTCCACCGGCACGTGGAGGCCTTCCTCGACGGCTGGATCATGGTGCTGCTCACGTTCCCGGCCATCTGCTGGGCATTTCTGGGAGTGTTGTGGTTCGGCCTCTCGGACATCGGACCGGTCTTCACCACGGTGCTCATCGTCTTCCCGTTCGTGGCCCTCAACGTCTGGGAAGGAACCAAGGCCATCGACAAGGAAGTCATCGACATGGCCAAGGTCTACAAGGCGAACCGGCACCTGATCGTCCGCAAGGTCATCATCCCGCAGCTCATGCCGTACCTCTTCTCGTCCATGCGCATCGCGCTCTCCCTGTCCTGGAAGATCGTGCTGGTGGGAGAGGCCTTCGCCGTAGGCAGCGGAGTCGGGCAGATGCTCGTGTTTCACTTCCAGGACACGCGGGTGGACATGATGCTCGCCTGGGGCGTGAGCTTCATGGTCTTCATGGTCCTGGTGGATGTGCTGATATTCCGGTCCTGGGAGAGACGGGTCTTCCGGTGGCGGCATCAGGTGGCCACGTAGGCGCGTCGCTCAACGTTCAAACTTATTTATCGTCCCACACAGGTATCGTTCATGGCTTCGACCGTCGTTCATGTAGACAAGTTGACCAAAAAGTTCCCCGCCCCCGGCGGCGGCGAAGATTTCGTGGTGCTCGACGCCGTGAGCCTGGACGTCAAGGAGGGCGAGTTCGCCAGCCTCGTGGGTCCTTCCGGCTGCGGGAAATCCACGCTCCTGAATGTCATTGCGGGCATTGAGGTGGAATCCGGCGGCAGCGTGACGGTGCATCCAGCCACCGAGTCGCCCGACGGCGCCATTCACGTGGGGTACGTTTTCCAGAGCGCCCGCCTGCTCAACTGGCTCACGGTGGACGACAACATCCGCTTTGCGCTGGAGGCCCAGGCCGTGCCCCGCGAGTTGTGGCGCGACCGTGTGACCAAGTACCTCGACATGGTGGGTCTTGCGGGCCAGGAGCCCAACTACCCCCTCAACCTGTCGGGCGGGATGCAGCAGCGGGTGGCCATCGCCCGCGCCCTGGCCATAGAGCCCGACGTCCTGCTCATGGACGAACCCTTCAGCCATCTGGACGAGATCACCGCGCGCAAGATGCGCATCGACCTGATGGAGATCCTCGAACGCGCAAAAACCACGATCCTGTTCGTGACCCACGACCTTCGCGAGGCGGTCTACCTGTCCGATAACGTGTACATGATGAGCACCAAGCCGGCGCGGATCTTCCGGCACGTCCCCGTGGACCTGCCGCGGCCGCGGCAGCCCGAGGATCCGCGTCTGTTCGACATGGAGAAGGAGCTGGTGCAGGAGTTCTTCGCCGTTCTGGAGCATCAGTCCCAATGAGCATGCGTTTCTACATGCGTGCGGCGTCCATGGTGGCGCTCGTAATGGTTTGGTGGATCGGCTCGCTGTTCACGCTGCCGGAGGTCCTGCCCAGCCCGTTCCGGATCCTCATGACCATGGGACGCATCCTGGTGGAGCTCGGTCCCGAGGGCCACTCGGCCTACTTCCACATCGGCATCACGATGTTCCGTATCGTCATCGCGTTCGTGGTGGCGATGCTCGCAGGCATCGGCATCGGACTGGCCATGGGACTCCGCAAGACCGTGGAGTACGCCCTCATGAGCCTGATCCCGCTGTTTCTCACCATCCCAACCATACTGATGGTGTTTCTGGCGGTGCTTTGGTTCGGTTTCAGCGAGACCGGGAGCCTCGTGGCGGTGATGGCGGTGGTGACGCCTTTCGTGACCGTGAACATGGCGGAAGGCACCAAGGCCATGGATAAGAGCCTGATGGACATGGCCAAGTCCTTCAAGGCCAACAGGCGGATGATGATACGGAAGGTCTACATCCCCCAGCTCATGCCCTACCTCATGTCCGCGTTCCGCTACTCCTTCGGCATGACCTGGAAGATCGTCGCCCTGGCCGAAACCTTCGGCATCAAGTTCGGCATCGGCTACATGTTTTTCTTCTGGTTCGAGAATTTCGACATGGAGCAGGTGCTGGCGTGGGTGCTGCTGTTCGTGATCCTGATGCTGATCATCGAATACGGCGTCATCGCCCGCTTCGAGCGGCGCGCCTTCGCCTGGCGCCGCACGTTCTCGGCCGCCGCCCTGTAGCCTGACCGACCACGCCGGTGGGGGCGTTATTGGCTGTGCGCCTTGATCTCCGCCATGGAGAACGGCCCGGCCCCCATCACCTGGTGCAGCTCCCACTCGATCAACTCGAACGTACAGAATCCGGCCGCGGTGTAGGGATCGCTGCCGGCGATCTCCTCCGCTTCCGGCCGTGAGTCCGCGCGTATGAGGTAGATGCCGAGCCTGCGGTCCGGTGTCGGTCCGGACATGACGATCTTCCCCGCCTCATGCTGGCGCTTCATCCAGGACAGATGATCGTCCAGCGTCACGGTCCACTCTTCCCTGGGCTTGGCGGTGCTCCTCAGTCCGATGAACCACATGCTCGTCTTCTCCTTTGACGTCCGCGTTCGGCGCCTACCGGGCGGCGCAAATGTCCCACCAGTTCTGGTCGAGGTCACTGAACACGAACGAGACCTCTCCGTTGTCCTCTTGCAGGTCGCCCACCTCGCCGATGCCAACGTCCTTTCCAGACGTACCGAACGCCCGGTGCGCGTCCACCACCTCCTGCTCGGTCTCCACCTCCAGCGTGAACCGGTTCAACGACGACACGTAGTGGCGCTTCCGCCCAGGCAGCACCACCACGTACCAGGGCGTGTCGAAGTGCTTGATGTACACCGACATCCTCCCACCGCCGAGAATCTCCAGACCCAGCACCTCGCTGTAGAACTTCGAGCTGACCGCCTTGTCGTCGCATTCACGGGTGCCGTGGCTCAGCGCCTGGGGCAAGTAGCCGCGGCCCGGAAACCGCTCCTCCGACATCTTCTCCCCCCACGGGTTGATGGCATTCCGCTGGCCGCGCACCACCGCCTCGTGGTCGTAGTACTCGATCTCCCAGTCGTTGCCGCCGGGCTCACGGAAATAGACGGAGTGGGCGAAGTGGTTCTCGTGGGGACGGCTGACGCGCATGAGCTTGTAGCGCTCCTTCTGCGACTGGATGTAGTCGTAGGCCGCGTTGACTTCGTCCAGGGTCTCCACCCGCACGCCGTAATGGTGCAGGTGCGGCTTGTCCACCGCCTCCGGCGAACCCTCGTGAACGACCAGCTCCCAGTCCGTATTGGGATGCTTCACCGTCGCCTGTCCGTCTCCCCGCCGCACGACGTCGAATGCCAGCAGATCCGTCAGCACCGGCAACGTGTCGTCCAGGGACTTGCATTCGTAGTGGCCGCGCTTGAGTGCGGTGGGCTTGATCATGTCGACTTCCTCCGTGAAAGATTCTCGCCCGGAGTGTTCCGCGTAAGCAGCCCGCGGCGGATTGGACGGGCTACGGTGCCAACTTAACGCATTTTCCGGGGTTGATGAAGTGTTGCCTTGTCTGACTGCCATCATGCTTGCGTTTCGCTCCTCTCCCTGTTTCCATCGACATGTGCCCGGCGGCCGTATCGAGGCACGCGGGAGACCCATGATGACGACCGAACCCAGCCATACGGCATGTTTCACCACACCCTTGTTCCCGGGCTTGGCCGTGGATTTGACGAAGGTTTTCCGAGGAAGGTTCCATTCATGCTGACCCATTTCCTCATCCGTCGCAGGCAGTCGTTTGCCGATAATCACGAATTCGGGGCTGCGTGCGCCTACGAGATCGTGGCGGGCGAGGTCCGCGGCGAGGTCACCCCGAACGACCCCCGTAACGCCTGTATCGTGAATCTCGCCAATGCGCCCCGGAACGAGCGTGGCGCCGTGGAGTACCGTTGCGACATCCACATCCTGCGGCCGAAGGACTTGGACAAGGGCAACCGGCGGATTCTGTACGAGGCACCCAACCGGGGCAGCAAACGCGGGTTGATGTTCCTGAACGACGCCCCCGAGTGCAACGACCCGGTGTCCCTGGAACACGCCGGCAACGGCTTCCTGATGCGTCACGGTTATACCTGGGTCACCTCCGGCTGGCAGGGAGACCTCGTACCCTGGAAGGACGGCATGGCGCTGGCCGTCCCCGTCGCCACCGACCACGGACAGCCGATCCAGCGACGGGTGCGCACCGAGATCTGCGTGAACCGCCCGGGAGTGCGCAGTCAGCCCTTGAGCGGCGATCCGCGCGTCCGCAGCTACGCCGCCGCCACCCTGGATAACGCCCACGCCGAACTGACCGTGAGGATGCAGTCCTACGGGGAGCGCCACGTCATACCCTCCTCCGACTGGGCGTTTGCAACGGAGGAGAACGCGGATCGCGGCGGAGCGCCGGCGGTTACGCCGAGCGCGTCACATTTACACCTGCCGGGAGGCTTCACCCCAGGGGCGATCTACGAACTCGTGTACACTGCCCGGGACCCGCTGGTGCTGGGCCTGGGGTTCGCCGCGGTGCGCGATCTGGTCTCGTTCCTGCGCTACCGGAAGGACGACGGCGCCGGGAATCCCAATCCGCTGGCCGAAGGAACCGGTGTCGAGAAGACGTATGCCTGGGGCCGTTCCCAGAGCGGCCGCTTCCTGCGCGACCTGGTCTACCAGGGTTTCAACGAGGACGAGGAGGGGCAGCCGGTGTTCGACGCCATCGCCCCCCACGCCGCGGGCGGCGGACGCATGTTCCTCAACTACGAATTCGCGCGGCCGGTCACCTCGTGCCAGCAGCACACCAACCAGCTCGAGCCCGAACTGTTCCCGTTCGCCTACAACGTCATGGAGGACCCGCAAACGGGCCGGAAGGACGGTATCCTGAAACGGCCGGCCACGGACCCGCTGGTGATCCATACCCAGACATCCACCGAATACTGGCAGAAGCGCGGGTCACTGGCGCACACCGACGGACGGGGAAACGATGTCCCCCTGCCCGACCGCGTGCGCGTTTACCTGATGGCCAGCACGCAGCACAACGCCCCCTACGGCACTCAGGTTGCAAGGGGAAAGACCCGGCATCCGAACAACCCCCTGCCCATCGGCCCGGCCCTGCGCGCCCTCATCGCCGCCATGGACCGCTGGGCCACCGACGGCACCGCCCCGCCCCCGAGCCATATCCCGCGCAACGCCGACGGCACGCAGGTCGACCCCGAGAGCCTGCGCAACGGCTTCCCGGCCATTCCCGGAGGGGGCTGCACCGGGCTCCACAACCGTCAGCTCTTCCTGGACTACGGCGAAGGCCTCGCCCGCGGCGTTATCGACGCCCGCCCGAAGCCGCCGCCCGACGGCGCCGGCTACACCGTCCTCGTGCCCGCGGTGGACGCCGACGGCAACGACGTCCCCGGGATCCGCCTCCCCTGGATCACGGTCCCGCTCGCCACCTACACCGGATGGAATCTCCAGTCCGAGGAGCTGGCCGAAGGCGAACTGTCGGGCCTGCTGGGCTCTTCCATCCCCTTCCCCCGGACCCGCGCCGAACGCGAGGCGGGCGGCGACCCGCGGTTGTCCCTGGAGGAGCGCTACCGCGACGTGGACGACTATCTCCAGCAGATAAGAACGGAAATCGAGTCCCTGGTCCAGGCCAGTCTCATGCTTGCCGAGGACACGGACGCGCTGGTGACCGATTGTCGTCAAGCGTTTCTGAACGGCGTGACCGATGATCCAGACCAAGGGACTTGACAACTTGTTCGTCAGGCATCGAAGGGAAGCATATGGCTAGAGCAGAAACCATCACTCTGAAACGCGCCGACTATGATGCCCTGGTGATCAGGAATGAGGAACTCGAGGACCTGCTGGCCGCTCGTGATGCAGACGACGGCAGCCGGATCCCTCATGACGCGGCTCTTGCCGTCATGAACGGCACGAGCCCTTGCGCCGCTTTTCGGAAACATCATGGGATGACACTGCGTGACCTTTCCGAGAAGACAGGGGTCGCTGCGAGCTACCTTTCCGAGATCGAGCGCGGTCTCAAACCCGGATCTGCCTCAGTGCTGTCCCGGCTCGCAGGGGTATTTGGCACGACCATCGATGCATTGGTCGAGGTTGATTGAAATGCTTGGTTAGTCCTGCGAGGGCCTCCTGAGAATCAACAGATCGCACACGAATGGTTCGAAAGACATCGGAATGTATTGAGACGGTAATCCCAGTGGGACGTTGTGTACGCGCTACGCGAGGAGGATGTCTTGTCGGAGAATTTGTCTATGCGCGTCAAAAGCCAATGGTGGAGAAGGCGGACCGGGAATACTACGTGTAAACAGGAGGATGGATCATGCTGATTGAGGCTAACGACGCTGAAACCGGAAAACGCTTTTCGAAAGAGGCGAAAGAGCTTGACGGGAGCACCCTTGAGAAACTGTTGTCGATGCAATTGACGCGACAGGGCGTCACGGACATGATTGATAACCTAAACGTCAGCGCCGATGTAAAAGTGCTACTCGACCGCATCGCACAGGCTACAATCACCATCGGCGGCGCAGTGGTCTGGATTGGGAGAATCATTCTCAAGGCGATCTTTTTCCTGCTCGGCGAGTTTCCACATGCGAGTTTCGGAGGCATAGCAGGCGCCGTGCTGGGCTACCTGGTGTCCGCGATTCCGGTCATCGGTGCCGTGCTGGGCGGCCCGGTTACGACGCTCCTTGTAATTCTTGGCGCAACATATGGCTTGATCAACGATGTCAAGTTCCGGGCGTTCAAGGCCAGGACCCTTGATGTCCTCAAACCCTTCGACGTTCTGAAAACGGCATGAAGCCATGATTACGACAAATACACCAGAATCAGAATGGAATGCCTTGGTCCAGGAACTCGACATCGAGAGAGTGGTTGACCAGGCCATTCAGTTCAAGGCCCAGTTGGAGATCGGAGAAGACGCCTACTGGTTCCTGAGAAAGGGAAAGGTCGCCGATCTTTTGTTGCACGGATCCCTTGCCGGTGTTGCTGGCGGTGCAACCGCAGCGACGCCTGTTGTCGCAGGCACTCTCTTCCCTGCGGGCGGAATACTCGGCATGATCGGCTTGGGAACGGCGGTGACACCGATCGGGTGGGTCATCGGAGCCGGCGCTTTGTCCGCAGCTTTATGGATGACGGGCAAGACCGTCTACGACAAATTGAGTGATGAATCGACCGAACGCATACCGAAGTACCTGAACACCCCGTTGGACGCGCTGGCATTCGGGGTTTTTGAGATGATGGCTCCACTTGCCTTGAGCATCGCCAACGCCGACGGAGAAATTGGCGCCGGGGAGAAAGACGAGATAGGCGGGTACTTCATCAGAAAATGGGGCTACAATCGAGAGTTCGTGCGCGCCGCGTTACGATTCTACACTTCTCGCATCGAGAACATCAGGGCCGAAGATATTGCTCGGTGTCTTGTGGAATTTCTGAAAGACCTTGAACAAAAACGCGACTGCAACGCTCGTAAAGTGTTGGAAAAGATTGGGCAGTTTCTGCAGAATCTGAATTCGATGAACCATGGGAACGACGGCTGGAACGACGAGGCGTTCCGCAACGTCGAGAAGATACTGCTCAGGAGCTAAGGGCTTCCAGGCCGGGCCGGAGGGGTCGTCACCGCGAAATCTTTCTCATCAAGGGCTCAGGCGGAAAGGCGATCCCAAGGGGTGCTGGAGCATCTCGGTCTCTGGGAACTGGCGAGTGGCATTTCGCATTGAAGAGGGTGACGCTTACGACGTCGACCGGCCCGACTACCACTAACAGATTGTTGAAAAACTCCCTACGACATGGGTCGGCGCCCTTCGACTTCGCTACGTTACGCTCAGGGCGAACGGTCAAGTCAAGGAGTTCTGATGAAAATTCCATTCGCCCTGAGCGTAGCGCAGTCGAAGGGTGCCGTTCGGAGTTTTTCAACATCCTGCTAAATGGGAGGCATGAGTATGGCGATGATCGATCCTCCGCATCCCGGACGACGCGTGGCATGGGGCATACCCTGGCCATGCGTTCACGAGTTCATGACCATTGCGACGCACCCCAGGATCTACGATCCGCCATCGAGCATCACCGAGGCCGTGGATCAAGTCGATGTTTGGCTTGAATCCCCCGTTGCCGTGTTCTTGCACGAGAGTGCTGAACACTGGGACTTACTGAAACGGCAGGTTCTGGCAGGTCAAGTGAAAGGCCCCATGGTTCATGATGCCAGGATAGCCACGATGTGCGTGAGCCACGGCGTCACCGAGCTTTGGACGGCCGACCGTGACTTCAGTCGCTTTCCGAGCGTTCCGACACGCAATCCGTTGCTTGGTTAGGACCTCTCGGATCCTGAGGGAAAGTGCCCCCGGCGAGACTCGAACTCACGACACCAGGATTAGGAATCCTGTGCTCTATCCTACTGAGCTACGGGGGCGTATGAGGAAGTCTAACACGGCGTTGGCCTCCCGGCACGCCGGGGGACCCGTTCCGAAGCCGTGAGGTGCGTTTCTGACACGCCCTCGCGCGGCTTGTCAAACGACTCCCGGTTCGTTGGGGCGCCCCGCGCTACCCGTCCGGCGGCACCTCCATGCCGCGCTGGACCGCGGGGCGGGCACCGATCATGTCGAACCAGCGCTTGACGCTCGGAAAGTCGGCCAGGTCCACCTCATGTCTCTCATGCCGGCCGACCCACGGGTAGGTGGCGATGTCCGCCACCGAGTAATCGCCGGCCAGATACTCGTGCTCTGAGAAACGCTTCTCCATTACACCGTACAGGCGGCGGGTCTCGTTCTTGTAGCGGTTGATGGCGTAGGGGACCTGCTCCTTGGCGCCGAGGAAGTGGTGCGCCTGGCCGAACATCGGCCCTACCCCGCCCATCTGGAACATGAGCCACTGCAAGACGTCATGGCGAGCGCGGGATTCCTCGGGCAGAAACCGGCCCCCGGACTTCTCGGAGAGGTAGAGGAGGATGGCACCCGACTCGAACAGGCTGTAGGGTTTCCCGCCCGGACCGTCCTGATCGACGATGGCCGGGATCTTGTTGTTGGGACTGATGGCGAGAAAATCGGGCGCGAACTGCTCGTCCTTGCCGATGTTGACGGGATGCACGGCGTAGGGCATCTCCAGCTCTTCCAGCATGACGGACACCTTGCGGCCGTTGGGTGTTCTCCAGGTATACAGATCGATCATGATGCCTCCTTCGTATCCATCTTGGCTTGCCCGCCGGCCCAATGCAACGGAAGCCCGGAATGCAGCATGTTACTCGACGCGCGCCTTTCTGGCCACCGAACCTGACCGGCATCTCACAGAGTCCGGCAACCGCATCCGAGGCGCTGCACGCGGCCGT
This region includes:
- a CDS encoding ABC transporter permease, coding for MIKSRPGLVAGVLTLLAFVLLWQLVSLLFLAAFLPGPQELVQRLVTVYSDPSSYTVVWDTLRRIILGLGFSMVIGGIAGVIMGLHRHVEAFLDGWIMVLLTFPAICWAFLGVLWFGLSDIGPVFTTVLIVFPFVALNVWEGTKAIDKEVIDMAKVYKANRHLIVRKVIIPQLMPYLFSSMRIALSLSWKIVLVGEAFAVGSGVGQMLVFHFQDTRVDMMLAWGVSFMVFMVLVDVLIFRSWERRVFRWRHQVAT
- a CDS encoding ABC transporter ATP-binding protein yields the protein MTKKFPAPGGGEDFVVLDAVSLDVKEGEFASLVGPSGCGKSTLLNVIAGIEVESGGSVTVHPATESPDGAIHVGYVFQSARLLNWLTVDDNIRFALEAQAVPRELWRDRVTKYLDMVGLAGQEPNYPLNLSGGMQQRVAIARALAIEPDVLLMDEPFSHLDEITARKMRIDLMEILERAKTTILFVTHDLREAVYLSDNVYMMSTKPARIFRHVPVDLPRPRQPEDPRLFDMEKELVQEFFAVLEHQSQ
- a CDS encoding ABC transporter permease subunit; the protein is MSMRFYMRAASMVALVMVWWIGSLFTLPEVLPSPFRILMTMGRILVELGPEGHSAYFHIGITMFRIVIAFVVAMLAGIGIGLAMGLRKTVEYALMSLIPLFLTIPTILMVFLAVLWFGFSETGSLVAVMAVVTPFVTVNMAEGTKAMDKSLMDMAKSFKANRRMMIRKVYIPQLMPYLMSAFRYSFGMTWKIVALAETFGIKFGIGYMFFFWFENFDMEQVLAWVLLFVILMLIIEYGVIARFERRAFAWRRTFSAAAL
- a CDS encoding YciI family protein, whose protein sequence is MWFIGLRSTAKPREEWTVTLDDHLSWMKRQHEAGKIVMSGPTPDRRLGIYLIRADSRPEAEEIAGSDPYTAAGFCTFELIEWELHQVMGAGPFSMAEIKAHSQ
- a CDS encoding VOC family protein yields the protein MIKPTALKRGHYECKSLDDTLPVLTDLLAFDVVRRGDGQATVKHPNTDWELVVHEGSPEAVDKPHLHHYGVRVETLDEVNAAYDYIQSQKERYKLMRVSRPHENHFAHSVYFREPGGNDWEIEYYDHEAVVRGQRNAINPWGEKMSEERFPGRGYLPQALSHGTRECDDKAVSSKFYSEVLGLEILGGGRMSVYIKHFDTPWYVVVLPGRKRHYVSSLNRFTLEVETEQEVVDAHRAFGTSGKDVGIGEVGDLQEDNGEVSFVFSDLDQNWWDICAAR
- a CDS encoding alpha/beta hydrolase domain-containing protein, which produces MLTHFLIRRRQSFADNHEFGAACAYEIVAGEVRGEVTPNDPRNACIVNLANAPRNERGAVEYRCDIHILRPKDLDKGNRRILYEAPNRGSKRGLMFLNDAPECNDPVSLEHAGNGFLMRHGYTWVTSGWQGDLVPWKDGMALAVPVATDHGQPIQRRVRTEICVNRPGVRSQPLSGDPRVRSYAAATLDNAHAELTVRMQSYGERHVIPSSDWAFATEENADRGGAPAVTPSASHLHLPGGFTPGAIYELVYTARDPLVLGLGFAAVRDLVSFLRYRKDDGAGNPNPLAEGTGVEKTYAWGRSQSGRFLRDLVYQGFNEDEEGQPVFDAIAPHAAGGGRMFLNYEFARPVTSCQQHTNQLEPELFPFAYNVMEDPQTGRKDGILKRPATDPLVIHTQTSTEYWQKRGSLAHTDGRGNDVPLPDRVRVYLMASTQHNAPYGTQVARGKTRHPNNPLPIGPALRALIAAMDRWATDGTAPPPSHIPRNADGTQVDPESLRNGFPAIPGGGCTGLHNRQLFLDYGEGLARGVIDARPKPPPDGAGYTVLVPAVDADGNDVPGIRLPWITVPLATYTGWNLQSEELAEGELSGLLGSSIPFPRTRAEREAGGDPRLSLEERYRDVDDYLQQIRTEIESLVQASLMLAEDTDALVTDCRQAFLNGVTDDPDQGT
- a CDS encoding helix-turn-helix transcriptional regulator, whose product is MARAETITLKRADYDALVIRNEELEDLLAARDADDGSRIPHDAALAVMNGTSPCAAFRKHHGMTLRDLSEKTGVAASYLSEIERGLKPGSASVLSRLAGVFGTTIDALVEVD
- a CDS encoding VapC toxin family PIN domain ribonuclease — encoded protein: MAMIDPPHPGRRVAWGIPWPCVHEFMTIATHPRIYDPPSSITEAVDQVDVWLESPVAVFLHESAEHWDLLKRQVLAGQVKGPMVHDARIATMCVSHGVTELWTADRDFSRFPSVPTRNPLLG
- a CDS encoding glutathione S-transferase N-terminal domain-containing protein yields the protein MIDLYTWRTPNGRKVSVMLEELEMPYAVHPVNIGKDEQFAPDFLAISPNNKIPAIVDQDGPGGKPYSLFESGAILLYLSEKSGGRFLPEESRARHDVLQWLMFQMGGVGPMFGQAHHFLGAKEQVPYAINRYKNETRRLYGVMEKRFSEHEYLAGDYSVADIATYPWVGRHERHEVDLADFPSVKRWFDMIGARPAVQRGMEVPPDG